A region from the Pseudomonas sp. KU26590 genome encodes:
- the msrA gene encoding peptide-methionine (S)-S-oxide reductase MsrA — protein MVLRSEILVNKNALPTAQQALPGRETPMALPETHFVNGTPLLGPFFNDVEFAIFGLGCFWGAERRFWQQEGVVSTVVGYAGGFTPNPTYEEVCSGLTGHSEVVLVVYEPAKVSYEALLAMFWELHNPTQGMRQGNDIGTQYRSVIYATTPEQLQAAKASAEVYQAELAKAGLGEITTDIDQAPTVYFAEAYHQQYLAKNPQGYCGIGGTGVCMPPSLAGN, from the coding sequence ATGGTTTTGCGCTCGGAAATTCTTGTGAATAAAAACGCTCTCCCTACCGCTCAGCAAGCACTGCCTGGGCGCGAAACACCGATGGCCCTGCCTGAAACCCATTTCGTCAACGGCACTCCGCTTCTCGGGCCGTTCTTCAACGACGTCGAGTTCGCCATCTTTGGTTTGGGTTGCTTTTGGGGGGCAGAACGTCGCTTCTGGCAGCAAGAGGGTGTGGTCAGCACCGTCGTGGGTTACGCGGGTGGCTTCACGCCGAACCCGACGTACGAAGAGGTCTGCTCGGGCCTGACCGGCCACTCCGAAGTCGTCCTTGTGGTGTATGAACCTGCGAAGGTCAGCTACGAGGCACTGCTGGCGATGTTCTGGGAATTGCATAACCCGACCCAGGGCATGCGTCAGGGCAACGACATTGGCACCCAGTACCGCTCGGTGATCTACGCCACAACGCCTGAGCAACTGCAGGCAGCCAAGGCCAGCGCCGAAGTGTATCAAGCCGAACTGGCCAAGGCCGGTCTGGGAGAAATCACCACCGACATCGACCAGGCGCCTACCGTGTACTTCGCCGAGGCGTATCACCAGCAATACCTGGCGAAGAATCCACAAGGTTACTGTGGTATTGGCGGGACGGGCGTTTGTATGCCGCCGAGTCTGGCGGGTAACTAA
- a CDS encoding REP-associated tyrosine transposase, with the protein MQELKHARCLRIGRYSQPGNAYLVTCAVKDRLPIFSDVPRGRMVVMEMKRLHDSGVVRSLAWVVMPDHLHWLFELKSGSLPALMQLLKGRSAFVINKAYGAKTLTWQKGYHDHGVRAEEDLIEMARYVVNNPTRAGLVMQRGDYALWDCEWQLE; encoded by the coding sequence ATGCAGGAACTCAAACATGCTCGGTGTCTACGTATAGGTCGATATTCCCAACCAGGGAACGCCTATCTTGTGACCTGCGCCGTGAAGGACCGCCTTCCCATATTCAGCGATGTCCCTAGAGGTCGCATGGTGGTCATGGAGATGAAGCGCCTGCATGACTCGGGCGTCGTGCGTTCGCTGGCTTGGGTGGTTATGCCTGACCATCTCCACTGGCTGTTCGAACTCAAATCAGGATCGCTGCCTGCGCTTATGCAATTGTTGAAGGGCAGAAGCGCTTTTGTAATCAACAAGGCATACGGCGCAAAAACGCTGACATGGCAGAAGGGCTATCACGATCACGGGGTCAGGGCTGAAGAGGATCTTATTGAGATGGCGCGCTATGTCGTTAACAACCCGACGCGGGCAGGGCTGGTGATGCAGCGGGGGGATTACGCATTATGGGATTGTGAATGGCAGCTCGAGTAG
- a CDS encoding 23S rRNA (adenine(2030)-N(6))-methyltransferase RlmJ → MNYRHAFHAGNHADVFKHIVLTRLIALMSRKEQPLAYLDTHAGIGLYDLQGDQATRTGEWIEGIGRLWDADDVPEMAAGYIDAIRHMNRKTGELRYYPGSPELARRITREQDRVLLNEKHPEDGALLKDNMKYDRRVAVHLGEGWHVPRALLPVHEKRAVMLIDPPFEQLDEMKRCSVALKETIARMRQTVAAIWYPIKDQRALKRFYQDLAETGAPKLLRVELFVHPLDTPNSLNGSGLAIANPPWGLEEELRELMPWLAKMLGQTQGDWKMDWLIAE, encoded by the coding sequence ATGAATTACCGTCACGCCTTTCACGCCGGCAACCACGCCGACGTCTTCAAACACATCGTTCTGACTCGCTTGATCGCGCTCATGTCGCGCAAGGAGCAGCCTCTCGCTTATCTCGACACCCACGCGGGCATCGGCCTGTATGACTTGCAGGGCGATCAGGCCACGCGCACCGGCGAATGGATCGAAGGTATCGGCCGCTTGTGGGATGCCGATGACGTGCCTGAAATGGCGGCTGGTTACATCGACGCGATCCGCCACATGAACCGCAAGACCGGCGAACTGCGTTACTACCCGGGCTCGCCCGAACTGGCTCGCCGCATCACCCGCGAGCAGGACCGCGTACTGCTCAACGAAAAGCACCCCGAAGACGGCGCGCTGCTCAAAGACAACATGAAATACGACCGGCGTGTCGCCGTGCACCTGGGCGAAGGCTGGCACGTGCCCCGCGCCTTATTGCCGGTTCACGAGAAGCGCGCGGTGATGCTGATTGATCCGCCGTTCGAGCAACTGGACGAGATGAAGCGCTGCTCCGTCGCTCTCAAGGAAACCATCGCGCGGATGCGCCAGACCGTCGCCGCCATCTGGTACCCGATCAAGGACCAGCGCGCGCTCAAGCGTTTCTATCAGGACCTGGCCGAAACCGGTGCGCCGAAGCTGCTGCGGGTCGAGTTGTTCGTGCATCCGCTGGACACGCCCAACAGCCTCAACGGCTCCGGCCTGGCAATCGCCAATCCGCCGTGGGGACTGGAAGAAGAGTTGCGCGAGTTGATGCCATGGTTGGCCAAGATGCTCGGCCAGACCCAGGGTGACTGGAAGATGGATTGGTTGATTGCGGAGTAA
- a CDS encoding GlxA family transcriptional regulator produces MTTFNSGAQPQNRAPQSIGFLLLDNFTLISLASAVEPLRMANQLSGRELYRWTTLTADGGQVWASDGLQITPDAAMHKAPVLDTVIVCGGVGIQRTVTREHISWLQSQARQSRRLGAVCTGSWALACAGLLDGFDCSVHWECLAAMQEAFPRVAMSTRLFTLDRNRFTSSGGTAPLDMMLHLISRDHGRELSAAISEMFVYERIRNEQDHQRVPLKHMLGTNQPKLQEIVALMEANLEEPIDLDELAVYVAVSRRQLERLFQKYLHCSPSRYYLKLRLIRARQLLKQTPMSIIEVASVCGFVSTPHFSKCYREYFGIPPRDERVGSNTAQQVAMLPIPPSLVLAPLSGPLSALSQARNESTFASVRL; encoded by the coding sequence ATGACTACGTTCAACTCCGGGGCTCAACCCCAGAACCGTGCGCCCCAATCCATCGGCTTCCTGCTGCTGGACAACTTCACATTGATCTCCCTCGCGTCAGCGGTCGAGCCACTGCGTATGGCGAACCAGCTGTCAGGCCGCGAGCTGTATCGCTGGACCACACTGACGGCGGATGGCGGCCAGGTCTGGGCCAGCGACGGTCTGCAGATCACCCCGGACGCTGCCATGCACAAGGCCCCTGTGCTCGACACCGTAATCGTCTGCGGTGGCGTCGGCATTCAGCGCACCGTTACCCGCGAACACATCAGCTGGCTGCAGAGCCAGGCGCGCCAGTCCCGTCGTCTGGGCGCAGTGTGCACAGGGAGCTGGGCACTGGCCTGCGCGGGTTTGCTGGACGGGTTTGATTGCAGCGTGCACTGGGAATGTCTGGCCGCGATGCAGGAAGCTTTCCCACGCGTCGCCATGAGCACGCGCCTGTTCACCCTCGACCGCAACCGCTTCACCAGTTCCGGCGGCACCGCGCCGCTGGACATGATGCTGCACCTGATCAGCCGCGATCATGGCCGCGAACTGTCCGCCGCTATCTCGGAAATGTTTGTCTACGAACGCATTCGCAACGAACAGGATCATCAGCGCGTGCCGCTCAAACACATGCTCGGCACCAATCAGCCGAAACTGCAGGAAATCGTTGCGCTGATGGAAGCCAACCTGGAGGAGCCGATCGATCTGGACGAACTCGCGGTGTATGTCGCCGTGTCCCGGCGTCAGCTGGAAAGGCTGTTTCAGAAATACCTGCACTGCTCGCCATCGCGCTATTACCTCAAGCTGCGCCTGATACGTGCCCGCCAGTTGCTCAAGCAAACGCCGATGTCGATCATCGAAGTGGCCTCGGTCTGCGGCTTCGTGTCCACGCCGCACTTTTCCAAGTGCTACCGCGAATACTTCGGCATCCCGCCACGGGACGAACGCGTCGGTTCCAACACCGCCCAACAGGTGGCAATGCTGCCGATCCCGCCGTCGCTTGTTCTCGCGCCTTTGTCCGGGCCGCTGTCGGCGCTGAGTCAGGCGCGTAATGAATCGACGTTTGCGAGTGTGCGGTTGTAA
- a CDS encoding L-serine ammonia-lyase, translating to MAISVFDLFKIGIGPSSSHTVGPMRAAALFVQGLRERDQVAQVQRVEIRLYGSLSATGVGHGSDSAVIMGLMGEWPDAIDPALIGQRIAELRETDTLKLNGDHPIPFVWQRDMLLIDENLPFHPNAMTLVAFDDHGEFHRDTYYSVGGGFVVDEAQAASGVLDRDETVLPYDFSSADELLRLCETHGLRVSQLMMENEKVWRSEDEIRAGLMHLWRAMQACVELGLKHEGILPGGLNVRRRAARLHRSLLELNKPNVIGSTLSAMEWVNLFALAVNEENAAGGRMVTAPTNGAAGIIPAVLHYFVKFSDQVSEANVVDYLLGAAAIGILCKKNASISGAEVGCQGEVGSACAMAAAGLADILGATPAQLCNAAEIGLEHNLGLTCDPVGGLVQVPCIERNAIAAVKAINAAQMALRGDGQHFISLDRVIRTMRDTGADMHDKYKETSRGGLAVSAVEC from the coding sequence ATGGCAATCAGCGTGTTCGACCTGTTCAAGATCGGTATCGGCCCCTCCAGCTCACACACCGTCGGCCCCATGCGCGCGGCAGCATTGTTCGTTCAGGGGCTGCGCGAACGCGATCAAGTGGCGCAGGTGCAACGTGTCGAAATACGGCTCTACGGCTCGCTGTCGGCAACCGGCGTCGGCCATGGCAGCGACAGCGCAGTGATCATGGGCTTGATGGGTGAGTGGCCCGATGCGATTGATCCTGCGCTGATCGGCCAGCGCATCGCCGAACTGCGTGAAACCGACACCCTTAAGCTGAATGGCGATCACCCGATCCCTTTCGTCTGGCAGCGCGACATGTTGCTGATTGATGAGAACCTGCCGTTCCATCCCAACGCCATGACGCTGGTCGCGTTCGATGATCACGGCGAATTTCACCGCGACACTTACTACTCGGTGGGCGGCGGTTTTGTCGTCGATGAAGCCCAGGCCGCCAGTGGCGTGCTGGATCGCGACGAAACCGTGCTGCCCTATGATTTCTCCAGTGCCGACGAACTGCTGAGGCTTTGCGAAACTCACGGCCTGCGGGTGTCGCAGCTGATGATGGAAAACGAGAAGGTCTGGCGCAGCGAAGACGAAATCCGCGCCGGGCTCATGCACCTGTGGCGGGCTATGCAGGCGTGCGTGGAGCTGGGCCTGAAGCATGAGGGTATTTTGCCGGGCGGCCTGAACGTGCGTCGTCGTGCAGCGCGTTTGCATCGCAGCCTTCTGGAGCTGAACAAGCCGAACGTGATTGGATCGACGCTGAGCGCGATGGAATGGGTCAACCTGTTCGCGCTGGCGGTCAACGAGGAAAACGCCGCCGGAGGGCGCATGGTCACGGCGCCCACCAACGGCGCGGCGGGGATCATTCCGGCGGTGCTGCATTACTTCGTCAAATTCAGCGACCAGGTCAGCGAAGCCAACGTGGTCGATTACCTGTTGGGCGCCGCTGCCATCGGCATTCTGTGCAAAAAGAACGCGTCGATCTCCGGTGCCGAAGTCGGCTGTCAGGGCGAGGTCGGTTCCGCGTGCGCCATGGCGGCGGCCGGGTTGGCGGACATCCTGGGCGCCACCCCGGCGCAGCTGTGCAACGCGGCGGAAATCGGTCTGGAACACAACCTTGGCCTGACCTGCGACCCGGTGGGCGGGCTGGTTCAGGTGCCGTGCATCGAGCGCAACGCCATCGCGGCAGTGAAAGCCATCAACGCCGCGCAAATGGCCCTGCGCGGCGACGGCCAGCACTTCATCTCTCTGGACCGGGTCATCCGCACCATGCGCGACACCGGCGCCGACATGCACGACAAATACAAAGAGACGTCCCGCGGCGGGCTGGCGGTCAGCGCCGTCGAATGTTGA